The genomic stretch TTGGGAAGAGGAGGATATGGGATTAATTGGCTTTTGTGTTGTGGTTTGAATTAATAACCAACTCTTGTTTCCCTTTTATAACATTACGGATCCAATTAACTAATGCAAATAAATCAACCTAGTTGTCATGCTGCtaacataaaacaaatattttactcTTAATTAAATACAAGAACGTCAATAATGTAATATTCATTGACTAATTATAATACAATTGCTAGTCAATTAGTTATTTTTTTTAGTGTAATATTCAATGACTAATTATAATTGAGTAAAATAAAGGACTAATTATTATACAATTATAGTTAGTTAGTAAATTTATTTTAGTACACTAAAGCTAtttttgggagtttggaggggaagagaggtgaggattttgaaaaaaaagaaggattGAGTGAAAACAATTGAATGATTTTTGTTGGGAGGGTTTTAGAGGATttgcttttattcataacaccaaaaactcccTAATATggagaaactcaaaatttatattgaagaggattttggagggttttggaAGGCTTacatgaatttttaaaatatcttttatgttgttatatatacattcttttatcattctatacaaaatcattttttataaaaatgttaaatatttcctactttttttaaaatttcattttcgaatgccttcccctcccctcctctccaaACTCCTAAACATAGGATAAAAAAAATCTCAAGTTGCAGTGTGATTTCCTCCTCATAGCAATAAAATATACTCTGCAACTAAATTACTGCGAGGTAGAATTAATACTCCGCAAAAATGTTAGACGCATCTTTTTGCAGGATGAAAATCATTCTGCAACCTTGCTAGGTACAAAACATCCTGCAACGTTGATAGGTGAATATCATTTCACAACATTTTTTCCAGGCTTTACAACAGCGCGCCAGTCTGTGTCAGTGGGAGATGATGGGAAGTTGACTTACGAATACTAGGTGAAACTCACCTCGCAAAAAGGGTTATATTCACCTCGCAATATTCTTGTTTTTGCTGAAAGAATTACACAATGCAAAGAGAAAtggatttaataaaaaaatatttatatttatattattataaatattaattttaatatttataataatataaatatattaaataatttaaatgcaaaactaataaaaatattcaaattcgtaattaattaaaaatattgaaaatcataatttattaaaaatacttagatacatagttaattaaaaatatttaaagtcATAATTCATGGATTCATAAAGTCTTCATCATTTTCGAAATCATCATTCTCATTCTCGCTTACCCCTCCTTGGTCACCATCCGCTCCATCTCCACCACCACTGAGAGCTTATTGAAACATATAATTTGTATTTTCGCTGTGTAACTCTTATTTGCTCTTGTGAAACTCTCAATGCGTTTTCCAGATTAATTTGTCTTCTTCTCATTTCTTCCATTTTAGTCTTTTGTGCAGCTTCACAAGACGTTGCTTCACTTTGAGCTAAGTGTCTAATTGTTTCAGCCATTTGAGGCGTTATTGTCAAAGGACGTGACGACGCTTCTCCGTCTGCTATTCTCCTAAACAAAGACATATCCCTTTTACTATAGTTGGAGGCCAAAGGTCCAGCAAAATAAATTTTCCCATTTGACTTTTTTCCACCAGTTGTTTCCATCCAAAGATAAAGATCAACAGCAAGATCAATAGGATATTGGCCGGATGGAGTACCTAACATAGGATGTTGACCTATTAAGTCTTTATTCCTTGTACGGTACATCTCCTacacataaatgaatcaaataaAAGTTTTCAAGACaagataattttaaaataaaagaattaaataaaaaatttaaatattaatatcatCTTACCTGAGCATTTTTCACGTTTGTTGCTATACTCTCCATCTCTCCCCTTATAAATCCTCTCATGAACCTCAACCATTAATGAGGTTCTTCCTTTAACATTAGTCCAATTAATACATTTAAACTTCAAGTAAAAATATATAACGAATAagaatataattgaaaaaaaGTAGTGAGATGAAAATATAATTACCATTCGATCAACATGTTCGACAATACTAATGCTTCCAGCTCTATGATTGAAGGCTCCATTTTTAGATGCTTTACCTTGCTTTGCTTTTTCAGGTTTTTCTTAAACTCGTCTGAATTCCAATAAGCAAGCATTACTTTAAATACATCTTTGCCCATCCATGGAGGCATAATCCTTCTTTCTTCCCAACCAAGCCTGGGACGCACAAGCATGTATAAGAAAGTCGTGCTGAGGCTCTTATCTTAAAATTACGCTCCATCATCTTGTCATCTATAACATTCCAGGCGCAGTTCTCCtgcaatattaaaaatattattagataattaaaacaatatagtagttaaaaaattaattactttaaaaagaaatcataccCAAAATTCGTCAAaccatttttcatttaatttcaaGTCCTTATTGACAAGATATCCAGAAGTCATCCaagattttttatataaattttgaataaCCTCTTTTATGCTTATTGTAGCAGGCCTACTCGGcaaagaaataaacaaaaataatttgaataagtattaaattttaaaaaattacaacaTGTGCAATAATTTGAATAAGTATTAATATGAATAAACTTATGAATTTCCAAAAGGCCTAAAAATCCCTCTCCTATTAAGCCGCGGAAGATTAACTTCCATCGCAACTACATCCACACCCTCAATGTTGTCGTCGTCATCTTCCTCCCCCTTATGATCATGCAATATAGGGTCATCCTGCTCCTTGTGGGATGATGATGGTACATGTGAGGTGCGGGATCCCCCACGATGATGGGATGATGATTATACATGTGACGGATGTGGGAAGCGGGATCCCTCAGGAtgatatgatgatgatggtacATGTAAGGGATGAGGGATGCAGGATCCCTCGAACTGACTGTATGGTGGATGTGTGGGAAAGCTAGATCCCTCTGGTTGTATGTATGATGAGTATGTGTGAGGAAAATGGAAAGCTAGATCCCTTAGTCTACATGTATGATGGAGGTATATGTGGGGAAAAGGGAAAGCTAAATCCCCTAGACTGAATGTATGGGAGGGGTACATGTGTAGGCTAGAATGGTCCCTCGGACTGCATGTGTGATAGGGATGCATGTGTAGGCTAAAATGATGTGGGTGGATAATCCTGTGAGGTGATGTTATTGCAACGTCTTCCATATGATTATTTTCTTCAATATGATCGAATGGTTTTGATGTTATTGCAACGCACCAGCCTCGCTTACCTTGCCAAATTGAAGGATAAGGGACGTAATAATCTTGCCTTACAGAATGTGCCATGATGAAAATGTCATAATGTTTATACCTTGGTCCATTTTAATCTCTAcaatgttatattttttatttatttttgtgcctctagcaGATGGATCATACCAATCACAATAAAACTAGACAACTTTGTTTTCTGAGTCTAAATAATTGTATATATACCAACTCTTAAATGTGTGTAATGATGCCACATAAATTGTCTTCACCACCATCCATGATGGCTTTTACAAAAACACCACTATTTATTGTTTTCTTCCCTTCTGTCTATGTTTAAGTGTAAAATTTATATTTGCTTACAAAGTATGTGTGTCATTCGTTCAAAAATTTAACATGGCCTTTAaacaagtttctcaaatggagtatttgtGGAGACAGTGCAACATTGAATGTCACTTGTTGCTTGAACCATGTTGGAAAATAAGAATGTATTATAGTGATTGTTTCTTGCTCATCGGTGAGTTCAAAATAGTAGGTATTAAATGCCTTATATCAAAATACATTAAAAGTAAGTTAGAAGGTAATAAATTTATATCCGATTTGTTCAAAATAGATATTCACTTGGTAAACTTACACAAGATATGGCTTAACTTCGACGCAATTAATCAATACATAAACATGCGCAAATTGCAATTCCTTTTCAGTCATACAATACACTTTCATCTTGCTAGATTTACGACCAGGAAGACTGATAAGGTGAATACACTTTTTTACGTAACATTAACTTCATTCCTTATGATACTTAGAGTTAACATCATGTGATTGAAATAATGAGAGAAAAAATATGATGTTTCCGAatgcaagtaatgtgcacatattGACCCGTCAACTTTAGCCTTATTATTTACTGATctctttgaatcacccatgaaatCTTCAAAAGGATACATCTACCTATATTGACCAGGTCCGCCAAGAAgagcttcatatgcaagatgcatAGGAAGATGTTccatataataaaaaaactagCCAGAAAAACTTGTTCCATATTGGAGAGAATGAGAAGAATGTTTTGGTCTAACTTAATAAGGTCATCCACTCTCAAAGTTGACGCACAAGTATCtctaaaagaaaaattaatttcaGTAAGTGGAATAAGAAATTGTGTTGGCAGTAAGAGGTTAGAGTTTTAGAGAGAGTAGAATGGTAGAAGTTTCTagctttttgcatttttttttgggGCGTGGGTAGAATCTTTCTACCCCATGTTAGCACTTGCATTCCCTCTCATCCTTCTCTTACGTGTGAACAAATAATTTTAGAAATTTTGCATACTTTTGAATCCACTTGATTTCTTCAAGGAATGGAGTGTTCACTTCCACATTTTTTAATCTTTACTGTTCTCTAAGGGAAAGAAACGGGTATATGTTGTTTTTATTCTACATCAACAGATTGAGGTTCATGttcaattttgttttttgttttttcacaTATTGGTTCAACATATTCGGATTCTCTATTGATTGGGTGCTTATGTTTTAGCAACTGGTGGGTTGTTTTGTTGTTTCCTATAATGTTGTTGTTAAAAGAATTTTTATATCTCCCATGTCAAAATGAGATGAGAAGGAGACTCTAATGAACCAGAACATAGACAAACAAAAACAGCAGTGGCGAGAAGGACGTGTCGGTAAAAAAGATTTTGTCCTAGACTACACTTAAATCCATGACAAAGAAGAAAACACCAATAAAAAGTTGATGTCTTTTGCCAAGAGaactagaaaaaaaaatatttttggccTAAGAACCTGTGAAACATAAGCACTGGAATTCAAATCTCGAACATCGTAGTATTTTTCAATTCTTTCATTCCCCTAATAGTTAtacttataaaaatttaaaacacaaaatcaaacaaataattATAGATATGATGTAAATActagaaaaaaaggaaaataggtgCCTCTTATCATTAAGTTGTATTACAAGCACATATATTAATACATAAGTAAAATTCTCCACACTCACAACATAATACAAAAACACACATGAAATAAGTAGCACACATAGGtcttatttaacatatatataaaagACTAAATCATATAGAGCTTAGAACGTAGGATCTAGCTCTATATTATATAGTTTTTGATGCTTGACCTATAATATGAAAGATTCATTATTGGCTAGATATATCTAGCGATCGAGTAACACCTGAACTGGTGTGGTGAGGAGGTCATGCAAGCTATGCTCTACAACATAAGGTTCGTGCTCATAAGGAGGGGGATGTGCAGAGTCATTAGCGTTCCAGAGAAAAACACCATTGAGTTTTGAGTGTTTTTTGAGTTGTATGCAACCAGCAATAAACGTCTCTCGTGATATCTTATTATCCTTAGTGTCATTTGGGTCGGTGCTAATTCCAGGAAGGACTTTTTGAGGAGGGTAGCCTTTTATTAGATTGTCATAGATCCCTAGAAAGTCCTTAACTGTGGATACAATATTTGTTTGATTGTAGAATTGGTAGTCAACCCAATTGATATTGGCATTGTTTGCATAAAACAAATCGCGGTAGTGAGGTTCGTTTTTCTCGGATGGAGCAATGGACACCACATCAATATTTAGGCTATCATCATTCTTTAGTTTTGTTATAACTTCGCCTATGCAGTTAACAAATAGGGCATTACTAGTTTTGATTGTTTCATAATTAATGTCAATGCCATCAATTATGTTGCCGCTTTCATTGTTGTATTTTCCGATGAGCACTTTGAGTGAATTTACAGCCTGCCTAGTCCATACAGTTTCCTCAGCAGGAAAGAAAGGAGTTTCAACAGCACGACCTCCAATGCTTATCATCACCTTTACATTTGGATTATTTTTCTTGAATTCTTTCACTTTATCTGGACCGAAGTAGTCCACATCCCAAGTTTCTGTGAAATTTCCGTTGCCTTTCCCATCTTGGTTATACTCCTCACTAGCAAAGCCCAAAATGAACTGGAATTCAAATTTATTTGAGTTGATGATATCAATTGGAAAATTACGTAAACTTGTTGAGGATGGCTTCACACCAATGTATTCACGAAAGATAAGTTTACTcatttttagaatttgaaaagaGGAGGATATATGAGATTTTGGCTTATGTGGTGTGGTTTGAATTAATAACAAACTCTTGTTTCCCTTTTATAACATTACGGATCCAATTTATCAATGCAAATAAATGAATCTTGTTGTCATAATGTAATATTCAATGACTAATTATAATACAATTATTAgtcaatttgtttatttattttagtacAACGTGTAATATTCCATGACTAAATATAATTGAGTAAAAAAAAAGGACTAATTTTAATACAATTACAAGtcatttagtttatttattttagtgcAACGTGTAATATTCCATGATTAATTATAATTGAGTAAAAAAATGACTAATTATAATACAATTTCTAGTCAATTAGTTATTTGATTTTTAGTGTAATATTCAATGAATAATTATAACTGAGTAAAAAAAGGACAAATTATTATACAATTACTAGTTAATTAGTAAATTTATTTTAGTTGAAAGTAATGGGATGACTAATTATAATACATTAATTAGTCAATTAGTTAATTGGTGGTATAAAAATATTGATTGGATGCTTCATTCCTTTGTATTTCTAAGTTGACATTTCTTTGCTAGTAGCAAAGTGATTGAAATTCCAGTCCTTAAAAGTGAATTAGTggaatgttttttatttaatctcACATCTCTATAATTAAATATTCCTACACAACCGCTATCTGATGCGCACTATTACAAAATGTACATTTTTAATTTTGGACGTGAAATCGATATAAATTCGGTTACACAGGCGAGGTAACGAATGACGACATAAAAAAATTTCACTTGTCACCTCAGTGATTTAAAAATCGAGGGGAAAAGTGACAGTAGTCATGAATTTGATCCCCAACGACGacatcttttaaatttttaagaCTGTGCTACTTTTTACCTCAATTTTTCACAAAATACGAGGGGTAAAGTCATgttaaagaaaatttaaaaattaaaaggtaaTAAAGTGTAGTTGCTGGAATTCGAAGACATGTCCTCTAAATATTTTATCCCTCACTTTTCAGCAAAACTTAGGTAATAAGTCATAAAAAATGTTAACAAATATTAATAGGTGATAAAATGTAATTGATGGGATTCGAAGATACGTCTGATAAATACTTTTTCCCTCGGTTTTCAACAAAAGTGAGGGAACATAtggtattttttattaaaatattaaccaATAATAAACTTTATTAATATGGCATTCAAATATTTTAGTTTGAAAGTTCGagtggttttattttattatgtgctTAATGATATCGCCATCATTTGTCCATCTTTTTTGAAGATGCATGCGAAGgtttaaaaaaagagaaaaaagatttAAAGAAGGTTTTCATGGGAAGGAATGATGGGAGATGCTAAGACTTCCCGGGCCAGTGGGAGACCATCTGCATTCTTAAGAGCAAATAGAGATTAGAGGTTAGGGATCTCCGACTAAAGAACTAATTCTTCTTGGCTAAAAGGATGCATAGATTAATTACACTTGCTTATGGGCTTTGTTATGATATTTTTGTTGTATATAAGGTGCTTCGGCTGTTTCTTCTTTTTGAGGTGGAGGATCTCGGGCTTCTAGTCTATTTTTACATGGCGAAAAGGTGTGTCTCTTGTTAAGTTCAAAAGGATGATCCATCTGAATGGTTTATAGATGATACGTTAAAGAAATTAGAACTAGGTTCCCGACAACTTTTAAAAAATCTCCTCTCATTTCTCCAAGGCTTTACTCTCTTTAAAGATAGAAACAAATGGAGTGTGATCATACTAGAGGGCATATCTTCtctattgcatcttaaataatcTTCTCCTCCCTCTCATCTCGTTGAGAAACTGACTCTTTATCTCTCATGGATTAGCACTACAAGGAAAATGAGTTATGCTAGGGGTTTCTTTTGTTGTTACAATAATTTAAACTTTCTGAAAAACTCAGATTGCAGCGATTATGCAACCATTGCAAAAATGCGTGTTTCCAGCCTATTCTACAACAGTGTGCAAAACCGTCGCTCCAAGTGCCTTAATTTTTGAGACATTTATTGAACTAGCTCAACATATTTCTACTATTTTAATAATAACCAATTTGACTTGTTCTTTGTTGTTTGGAACTTTATTTCAACATCACCAATGTAAAATTTTGACAATTCTAACACCCTCATATTTTATTTGGAGAAATCACAAATATACATTTCTTAGTTTATTGAGATACTAAATATTGAATAAATTTTGGAAATAGTTTCACCtgttattataaatttttatttatttatttattgataaaGACCTTCACTAGTGCAAaaagaacaatataattttaaaacttaCACCCAATATacttaaaacgggtgtaaataaaaAATGTGGTtgcaattttataaataaagtgtcattttaaaTATTAGCACATGACAATAGACCTATTTTTAAGAAagggtgtaaattaaaaatattattataatcaaatctCTATTACTCACATTAaatttaaaacgggtgtaaattttaatGGACTAAAAAAGTAGTTTGATTTTATATCTAAAAATATTAATCCTAAACACATTAACAAACCaaattctattttattaaatattgatTTTCTAATTAAGTGAATATTAATGGGTGTATATTATTAAgtgaatattttgaaaataaaataatttgaacACATTAAAAAATTCCCACACAATCTTTTCTCTTTCATCGTTCAAAACACAACCTTATACTCATCCTCTCATTCCACGCACAACCATTCCCTCCGAAACCTATATCTCGTCGCACAACCATTTTCTGTGAAATCCAGATCTCTATCGCGCATCCATTCTACCATTGCACATCCATTATGGCATCTCTCATTTCACATCCATTTTCACAAGGACGTCGCACAACTCGATGAAGGTGGAAAGCAGTAACGACACACACTATGAAG from Vicia villosa cultivar HV-30 ecotype Madison, WI linkage group LG4, Vvil1.0, whole genome shotgun sequence encodes the following:
- the LOC131599581 gene encoding chitinase 2-like; the encoded protein is MSKLIFREYIGVKPSSTSLRNFPIDIINSNKFEFQFILGFASEEYNQDGKGNGNFTETWDVDYFGPDKVKEFKKNNPNVKVMISIGGRAVETPFFPAEETVWTRQAVNSLKVLIGKYNNESGNIIDGIDINYETIKTSNALFVNCIGEVITKLKNDDSLNIDVVSIAPSEKNEPHYRDLFYANNANINWVDYQFYNQTNIVSTVKDFLGIYDNLIKGYPPQKVLPGISTDPNDTKDNKISRETFIAGCIQLKKHSKLNGVFLWNANDSAHPPPYEHEPYVVEHSLHDLLTTPVQVLLDR